In the genome of Clostridiales bacterium, one region contains:
- a CDS encoding LacI family transcriptional regulator produces MITIYDISKESGFAPGTVSKALNNYYGVNAETRKKIMDVAKQMGYTPNANARALKAKHSHNLGVLFYLRDSLDLCQHFFIQILNEFKQIAEGRGYDITLLSKGQDLGAQAFVKHCHIRQLDGVLIFGDYNSDLVQELMASDIPCVGFDYIGNLISGVTCDNYEKTKALVLKLIEMGHERILFLTGEDNYVTEERQRGYADAFRQMNIERLPCVRANYSDPESSYDMTLKLYPQYKPTAILYPDDYSAIGGINALRELRVSIPFEVSVASFDGSIFSQLTSPPLTCVCQDAKKIGVALAEKLIKIIEDEDTTKELITVESEIRFTDSCRSIK; encoded by the coding sequence ATGATTACGATTTACGACATATCGAAGGAAAGTGGGTTTGCACCGGGGACGGTGTCAAAAGCCTTGAATAATTACTACGGAGTTAATGCGGAAACACGAAAGAAGATAATGGATGTCGCTAAGCAAATGGGATATACGCCCAACGCCAATGCCCGTGCGCTCAAAGCCAAGCATTCGCATAATCTCGGCGTGCTGTTTTATCTTAGAGACAGTCTCGATCTTTGCCAGCATTTCTTTATTCAGATCTTGAACGAGTTTAAGCAGATCGCCGAGGGGCGGGGCTACGATATTACTTTGCTGTCGAAAGGGCAGGACTTGGGCGCGCAGGCGTTCGTTAAGCATTGCCATATCCGTCAGTTGGACGGCGTGTTGATCTTCGGCGATTATAACTCGGACTTGGTTCAAGAGCTTATGGCAAGCGATATTCCTTGCGTGGGGTTCGATTATATAGGCAATCTTATTTCGGGCGTGACCTGCGATAATTACGAAAAGACCAAGGCGCTCGTTTTGAAGCTTATCGAAATGGGACACGAGCGTATTCTGTTCCTTACCGGCGAGGACAACTACGTTACCGAGGAGCGCCAGCGCGGGTATGCCGACGCGTTCAGACAGATGAACATTGAACGGCTTCCGTGCGTGCGCGCCAATTATTCAGACCCCGAATCGAGCTACGATATGACGCTCAAACTCTATCCGCAGTACAAGCCGACCGCTATTCTTTATCCCGACGATTATTCGGCGATAGGCGGCATTAACGCGTTGCGCGAGCTTAGAGTTTCCATTCCGTTCGAGGTTTCGGTCGCGTCGTTTGACGGCAGTATATTCTCGCAGCTGACCAGCCCGCCGCTTACCTGCGTTTGCCAGGATGCGAAGAAAATCGGCGTTGCGCTCGCCGAAAAGCTTATCAAGATCATAGAGGACGAGGACACCACCAAAGAGCTGATCACGGTAGAGTCCGAAATTAGGTTTACCGATAGCTGTCGGTCGATAAAATAA
- a CDS encoding type II toxin-antitoxin system HipA family toxin, with protein MEKVKKLTVIYNGSVVGYLAEISEGRIAFQYDEQWVRNGFSVSPFSLPLTNEIYYSAKQTFGGLFGVFNDSLPDGWGELLVKRMLAKSGVNYDRLSPLTKLALINGNGLGGLSFEPTFAERDDNGAVDLDELCADVHKIFDDEAHARDLDLVYALGGSSGGARPKAHIKIDGEEWIVKFPCKTDSLSVGLLEYKANCSAKKCGITTNEFMLFPSKICEGYFGAKRFDRLGDRRVHMISFAALLETSHRIPNLDYMHLFQVAQNICSDKDELYEIYRRMCFNVFYGNRDDHGKNFSFVYDESKASYSLSPAYDLTKVTDKPEHEMTVMGKGKPVEPDLIDIANAVKLSQKKCLDIIKSVKTEIDG; from the coding sequence ATGGAAAAGGTAAAAAAACTTACTGTTATATATAACGGCTCTGTCGTAGGGTATTTAGCCGAAATATCGGAAGGGCGCATTGCTTTTCAGTATGACGAGCAATGGGTTAGGAACGGTTTTTCCGTTTCGCCGTTTTCGTTGCCGCTTACGAACGAGATCTATTACAGTGCGAAGCAAACCTTCGGCGGTTTGTTCGGGGTGTTTAACGATTCGTTGCCCGACGGGTGGGGCGAGCTACTGGTTAAGCGAATGCTCGCGAAAAGCGGCGTCAACTACGATAGGCTTTCTCCGCTTACAAAGCTTGCGCTTATTAACGGCAATGGGCTCGGGGGATTGAGCTTTGAACCGACTTTTGCCGAAAGGGACGATAACGGCGCGGTCGATTTGGACGAGCTGTGTGCCGACGTGCATAAGATATTCGACGACGAGGCGCACGCGCGGGATTTGGATTTGGTGTACGCCCTCGGCGGAAGCAGCGGCGGCGCCAGACCCAAGGCACATATAAAGATCGACGGTGAAGAATGGATAGTCAAGTTTCCGTGCAAGACGGATTCTTTAAGCGTGGGTCTGCTCGAATATAAAGCCAATTGTTCGGCTAAAAAGTGCGGAATTACTACAAACGAGTTCATGCTTTTCCCGTCTAAAATATGCGAGGGTTATTTCGGCGCGAAGCGATTTGACAGACTCGGGGATAGGCGAGTACACATGATTTCGTTTGCGGCTTTGTTGGAAACGAGCCACCGCATTCCCAATCTTGACTATATGCATTTGTTCCAGGTAGCGCAAAACATTTGTTCCGATAAGGACGAGCTGTACGAGATCTATCGCAGAATGTGTTTTAACGTGTTTTACGGCAATCGCGACGACCACGGTAAAAATTTCTCGTTCGTGTATGACGAGAGTAAAGCTAGCTATTCGTTATCTCCGGCGTACGATTTGACAAAGGTCACCGATAAGCCCGAACATGAAATGACCGTAATGGGTAAGGGAAAACCTGTTGAACCCGATTTGATCGATATTGCTAATGCTGTAAAGCTATCTCAAAAGAAATGCTTGGATATTATCAAATCGGTTAAGACGGAGATCGACGGTTAA
- a CDS encoding helix-turn-helix transcriptional regulator, translating into MDKVFDIKEFVPVLTEQSVIADLVKRVKLRRKELGITQRDMAQKSGVSFGSVRRFEETGDISLSSLVKIGHTIGCLQDFNELFKSSKITSLKDFNG; encoded by the coding sequence ATGGATAAAGTATTCGATATTAAAGAGTTTGTTCCCGTATTGACCGAGCAATCCGTTATTGCCGATTTGGTAAAAAGGGTAAAGCTACGGCGAAAGGAGTTAGGTATTACTCAGCGGGATATGGCGCAAAAATCGGGGGTTAGCTTCGGTTCTGTACGGCGTTTCGAGGAGACGGGAGATATATCGCTTTCGTCGCTCGTAAAAATCGGGCATACGATTGGGTGCTTACAGGATTTTAACGAGCTGTTTAAAAGCAGTAAAATAACGAGCTTGAAGGATTTTAACGGATAA
- the ispE gene encoding 4-(cytidine 5'-diphospho)-2-C-methyl-D-erythritol kinase: MRKLILRAFAKVNLSLNITGKAQNGMHELDSVMMSVDKFDTLTVTERADDKITVKFTNADIPAENNTAYKAAHAVCSKLGRGVDIVIEKGIPMGAGLGGSSADGAAVLRALDVLYRLPERGIDMRKTALSVGSDVPFMLTGGLARVRGTGDDLFFIENKLNLFMVGLMPCEVSTARAYAVFDELNANGAHTPTDTEKLCDCLLAGENKALDYLGNALYTPAVRIAPEISKCADKLKSFGATVNMTGSGGTVLGYFTDINKFAQCASALKAEKGFIALAPAKTGVLHEWIERE; this comes from the coding sequence ATGAGAAAGCTTATATTACGCGCATTCGCAAAAGTCAATCTGTCGCTCAATATCACGGGCAAAGCGCAGAACGGTATGCACGAGCTCGACAGCGTTATGATGTCGGTCGATAAGTTCGACACGCTCACCGTCACAGAGCGTGCCGACGATAAAATCACCGTGAAGTTTACTAATGCCGATATCCCCGCCGAAAACAATACCGCGTACAAGGCGGCGCACGCCGTTTGCTCCAAACTCGGTCGCGGCGTGGATATAGTCATAGAAAAGGGTATTCCCATGGGCGCGGGGCTCGGCGGCTCGTCCGCGGACGGCGCGGCGGTTCTGCGCGCGCTCGACGTTCTGTACCGTTTGCCCGAACGCGGTATCGATATGCGTAAGACCGCGCTCTCCGTCGGCTCGGACGTTCCGTTCATGCTGACGGGCGGGCTCGCTCGCGTGCGCGGCACGGGCGACGACTTGTTCTTTATAGAGAATAAACTCAACCTGTTCATGGTCGGGCTTATGCCGTGCGAGGTATCAACGGCGCGCGCGTACGCCGTTTTCGACGAACTCAACGCGAACGGCGCGCATACCCCAACCGATACCGAAAAACTGTGCGACTGCCTTTTGGCAGGCGAAAACAAGGCGCTTGACTATTTAGGCAACGCGCTTTACACGCCCGCCGTTAGGATCGCGCCCGAGATCTCGAAGTGCGCCGATAAGCTCAAATCGTTCGGCGCAACCGTCAATATGACAGGCTCGGGCGGTACGGTGCTCGGCTACTTTACCGATATTAATAAGTTCGCGCAGTGCGCGTCCGCGCTCAAAGCCGAAAAAGGCTTTATCGCGCTCGCTCCCGCCAAAACGGGCGTACTGCATGAGTGGATAGAGAGAGAATAA
- the malQ gene encoding 4-alpha-glucanotransferase yields the protein MERKAGVLMHISSLPNSRGIGSMGKSAYEFVDFMESAGLSLWQVLPLCPTSYGDSPYQSPSAIAGNPYFIDLDTLVEEKLLKPEELKEYPIADVDYAAVYFERFDTLKKAFKRFIKKPARDYQAFKAENAFWLDDYALFMALKEANDMQAWYTWADEYKFRTADMSEFEAPAEFYKFMQYEFFKQWAALKSYANGKGIKIVGDMPIYVAHDSVEVWSKPKQFMLNADLSKKSVAGVPPDYFSADGQLWGNPLYDWDYMRETRYEWWVLRMRMALKLYDVVRIDHFRAFADYYVIPADRTDARVGEWHMGPGKELFDIINAELNNPPIIAEDLGDLHDCVRTLVRETGFPGMKIMQFAFDGNPRNDFYYTNYPTNCVAYTGTHDNDTTRGWFNALDDNNKALVQRTLGYDGNAIAKEIIERLYSSNADTVIIPMQDFLNLDTKARMNTPSTLGGNWAWRSADKWTKKAKTLRALAKKYNRL from the coding sequence GTGGAACGTAAAGCAGGGGTGCTGATGCACATTTCGTCGTTGCCCAACAGCCGAGGAATCGGGTCGATGGGCAAGTCCGCTTACGAATTCGTTGATTTTATGGAGAGCGCGGGGCTGTCGCTGTGGCAGGTCTTGCCGCTCTGTCCCACGTCGTACGGTGATTCGCCGTACCAGTCGCCCAGCGCGATCGCGGGCAATCCGTACTTTATCGATCTCGACACGCTCGTCGAGGAAAAGCTGTTAAAGCCCGAGGAGCTTAAAGAATACCCGATCGCCGACGTCGATTACGCCGCCGTGTACTTCGAGCGGTTCGACACGCTTAAAAAGGCGTTCAAGCGGTTTATCAAAAAGCCCGCTAGGGACTATCAGGCGTTCAAGGCCGAGAATGCGTTCTGGCTCGACGATTACGCGCTGTTCATGGCGCTCAAAGAAGCCAACGATATGCAGGCGTGGTACACGTGGGCGGACGAGTACAAGTTCCGCACTGCGGACATGAGCGAGTTCGAAGCGCCCGCCGAGTTCTATAAATTCATGCAGTACGAGTTCTTCAAGCAGTGGGCGGCGCTCAAAAGCTACGCCAACGGCAAGGGAATAAAGATTGTCGGCGATATGCCTATCTACGTAGCGCACGACAGCGTTGAGGTCTGGTCTAAGCCGAAGCAGTTCATGCTCAACGCCGACCTGTCCAAAAAGTCGGTTGCGGGCGTGCCGCCCGATTATTTCTCGGCGGACGGTCAGCTCTGGGGCAATCCGCTCTATGATTGGGACTATATGCGCGAGACTCGTTACGAGTGGTGGGTGCTGCGTATGCGCATGGCGCTCAAACTCTACGACGTGGTGCGTATCGATCACTTCCGTGCGTTCGCGGACTACTACGTTATTCCCGCCGACCGCACAGACGCGCGCGTGGGCGAGTGGCACATGGGACCCGGCAAAGAGCTGTTTGACATTATCAACGCCGAGTTGAACAACCCGCCGATCATTGCCGAGGACCTCGGCGACCTGCACGACTGCGTGCGTACGCTCGTGCGCGAAACGGGCTTCCCCGGCATGAAGATCATGCAGTTTGCGTTTGACGGCAACCCGCGCAACGATTTCTATTACACCAATTACCCGACCAACTGCGTGGCGTATACGGGCACGCACGACAACGACACCACGCGCGGCTGGTTCAACGCGCTCGACGATAACAATAAAGCGCTCGTTCAGCGCACGCTCGGCTACGACGGCAATGCGATCGCCAAAGAGATTATCGAGCGGTTGTATTCGTCCAACGCCGATACCGTCATCATTCCCATGCAGGACTTTTTGAACCTCGACACCAAGGCGCGCATGAACACTCCGTCGACGCTCGGCGGCAACTGGGCATGGCGCAGCGCGGACAAGTGGACTAAGAAAGCCAAGACCCTCCGCGCGCTCGCGAAGAAGTATAATAGATTGTAA